A region from the Candidatus Electrothrix scaldis genome encodes:
- a CDS encoding restriction endonuclease subunit S → MNHKELVKAIGLTPKNGTTGVFEKKYSKADNYVLEVDFKNERFNYGELIRAERETTLNFSQPESWVVFECVNRLLEQGYQPQHIILEKSYPVGRGSNIYLDILVTREDDSSFLMIECKTSGIEYDKELKKLNKDGGQIFSYFQQDSASDYLMVYASDFKDNTVSYYNEIIKIEDEYRQTDNVKDLYDIWNKLTKNNGIFEEGIAPYHFKSKALTPKHLKDITQEDSGKIFNRFLEILRHNVVSDKPNAFNKIFTLFLCKIYDEKSTMPNDELKFQWLEGIDDNVTFQKRLTDLYAKGMDEFLEKKVTDFSDDDFDNTFGNAIDAELRERLLKQFTRLRLEKNNEFAIKEVFDHDSFEDNGKVVKEVVELLQNYKIRYTKKQQYLSDFFELLLTTGLKQESGQFFTPIPVAQFVIRSLPIDTIVKQKLEAGRKNDLLPTIIDYASGSGHFLTESMHIIQELINNESKLDDYISDTNIKLKSWKTAHFEWANRYIYGIEKDYRLVKVGKVGCYLHGDGIANVVHSDGLGNFKKTKEYTRKLKVVDPDNPQDNRQFDIVVSNPPYSVSAFRNNARKYYNEKDFELYSKLTDQSSEIECLFIERTKQLLKDGGAAGIILPSSILSNGGIYTKTREIILRFFEIIGIAELGSNTFMATNTNTVTLFLRRRKNRFAKDIENSVNSFATTLQDITVNGIEKPVAKYVAQVWEGLTFDDYRTLFQKAPNDVVKVHEIYQEYDQKISLSDTALLNEIIKREKEKLIYFLLTYGQQTVLVTSGEKKAEKAFLGYEFSNRRGSEGIHPIQRGKSIDECTKLYDADCFDNKEKASTYIYDAFAGNYSREIDERLKGNVRRVDLVDMFTFDRVDFDKSMSLAVKKKVRIESRWDLVKLSDVATINPPKKINEYISDDTTVSFIEMASVSNEGFVANKVDRKVKELKKGSYKFFQENDIVIAKITPCMENGKCAIVRDLTNGFGFGSSEFHIIHLSDKVLPGYIFSILNTKRIREIAETHMTGASGHRRVPDTFYSNIRIPLPPQDIQEKIVAEIAVLEGKEVKARDGVIRRKSDINDLINSLFEVESNIRSLSDIAEVKGGKRIPKGMNFAQSKTDYPYIRVSDFKDGGVSLQNLQYIEKEVFDKIARYTINTEDIYISIAGTIGSVGIIPQCLNGKSLTENAAKIVLRDSNEIDQKFLYYVFKSTNVQMQINERTKAVGVPKLALKRIETIKVPVPSLSEQKDFVKKIEKIETEIAELEATIANIPAQKEAILRKYL, encoded by the coding sequence ATGAATCATAAAGAATTAGTAAAAGCGATAGGTCTCACACCTAAGAATGGAACCACGGGAGTTTTTGAAAAGAAATACTCCAAAGCTGACAACTATGTACTTGAAGTTGATTTCAAAAACGAAAGGTTCAACTATGGTGAACTCATTCGTGCAGAGCGTGAAACTACTCTGAACTTCTCACAACCTGAAAGCTGGGTAGTCTTTGAGTGTGTGAATCGTCTCCTTGAACAGGGCTATCAGCCACAGCACATCATCCTCGAAAAATCATATCCTGTCGGACGAGGTTCCAATATCTATCTCGACATTCTTGTCACCCGTGAAGATGACAGTTCATTCCTGATGATTGAATGTAAAACAAGCGGGATAGAGTACGACAAAGAGTTGAAGAAACTTAACAAAGACGGCGGACAGATTTTCAGCTACTTTCAGCAGGACAGTGCTTCCGACTATCTCATGGTGTATGCTTCAGATTTTAAAGATAACACCGTTTCGTACTACAACGAAATCATCAAAATTGAAGACGAATATCGCCAGACAGACAATGTAAAAGACCTTTACGATATCTGGAATAAGCTCACAAAAAACAACGGAATTTTTGAAGAAGGTATTGCGCCGTATCACTTTAAGAGCAAAGCGCTCACTCCCAAACACCTCAAAGACATTACGCAGGAAGACAGCGGTAAGATTTTCAATCGCTTTCTTGAAATCCTTCGTCACAATGTTGTGTCGGACAAACCGAATGCGTTTAATAAGATCTTTACGCTCTTTCTCTGCAAAATCTATGATGAAAAATCCACAATGCCAAATGACGAACTCAAATTCCAGTGGCTCGAAGGTATTGATGACAATGTAACTTTTCAGAAAAGACTCACCGATCTCTACGCTAAAGGAATGGACGAGTTCCTTGAAAAGAAAGTTACCGACTTCTCTGATGATGATTTTGATAATACATTCGGAAATGCCATTGACGCAGAGCTCAGAGAGCGTCTTCTCAAACAGTTTACCCGTCTTCGTCTTGAGAAAAACAACGAATTTGCCATTAAAGAGGTATTCGACCACGATTCATTTGAAGACAACGGAAAAGTGGTAAAAGAGGTTGTTGAACTCCTTCAGAACTATAAAATCAGATACACGAAAAAACAGCAGTACCTCAGTGATTTCTTTGAACTGCTACTTACTACTGGACTTAAACAGGAATCAGGACAATTTTTCACACCTATACCCGTTGCTCAGTTTGTTATTCGCAGTCTTCCCATTGACACAATCGTAAAACAAAAGCTCGAAGCGGGCAGAAAAAACGATCTTCTTCCAACGATTATTGACTACGCTTCGGGAAGCGGACACTTTCTTACGGAGTCAATGCACATTATTCAGGAGCTTATTAATAACGAATCTAAACTGGATGACTATATTTCAGATACCAACATAAAATTGAAATCGTGGAAAACAGCCCACTTTGAGTGGGCAAATCGATATATCTACGGCATTGAAAAAGATTATCGTCTGGTTAAAGTCGGTAAGGTCGGCTGCTATCTTCACGGTGATGGAATCGCAAATGTAGTTCACAGTGACGGGCTTGGCAATTTCAAGAAAACAAAAGAGTATACTCGAAAACTTAAAGTTGTTGACCCTGATAATCCACAGGATAACCGCCAGTTTGATATTGTTGTCTCTAATCCTCCCTACTCAGTTTCTGCATTTCGCAACAATGCTCGCAAATATTACAATGAAAAAGATTTTGAACTCTACAGCAAACTCACTGATCAGAGCAGCGAAATCGAGTGTCTCTTCATTGAGCGTACCAAACAGCTTCTTAAAGATGGCGGTGCAGCGGGAATCATTCTGCCGAGTTCTATTCTCAGCAATGGTGGCATCTACACTAAAACCCGTGAAATTATTCTTCGCTTTTTTGAAATCATCGGTATTGCCGAACTCGGTTCAAATACCTTTATGGCAACAAATACAAACACTGTAACGCTCTTTCTCCGTCGTCGTAAAAATCGTTTCGCCAAAGATATTGAAAACAGTGTAAACAGTTTTGCCACCACCCTTCAGGATATTACAGTCAACGGCATTGAAAAACCTGTTGCAAAGTATGTTGCTCAGGTGTGGGAAGGGCTGACCTTTGATGACTATCGTACTCTTTTTCAAAAAGCTCCTAATGACGTAGTAAAAGTACACGAAATTTACCAAGAGTATGATCAGAAAATTAGTCTGAGCGACACGGCTCTTCTCAATGAAATTATTAAGCGTGAAAAAGAGAAGCTGATTTACTTTCTTCTTACCTACGGTCAGCAGACTGTTCTTGTAACGTCCGGTGAAAAGAAAGCAGAAAAAGCGTTTCTTGGATATGAGTTCAGCAACCGTCGCGGCAGTGAAGGTATTCACCCGATTCAGCGGGGAAAATCAATTGACGAGTGTACCAAACTCTATGATGCGGACTGCTTTGACAATAAAGAAAAAGCAAGCACATACATCTATGATGCTTTTGCTGGCAATTACTCAAGAGAGATTGATGAGAGATTGAAAGGGAATGTTCGCCGTGTTGATCTGGTTGATATGTTTACCTTTGATCGAGTCGATTTTGATAAATCTATGAGTCTGGCGGTTAAAAAAAAAGTTAGGATAGAGAGTCGGTGGGATTTGGTGAAACTAAGTGACGTTGCGACCATTAATCCACCCAAAAAAATCAATGAGTATATCAGCGATGATACAACTGTTTCTTTCATTGAAATGGCTTCAGTCAGTAACGAAGGCTTTGTTGCAAACAAAGTAGATCGTAAAGTGAAAGAACTGAAAAAAGGGAGTTATAAATTCTTTCAGGAAAATGATATTGTCATCGCCAAAATTACTCCTTGTATGGAAAACGGGAAGTGCGCTATTGTTCGTGACCTAACTAACGGTTTTGGCTTTGGAAGTTCAGAGTTTCATATTATTCACTTGTCTGATAAAGTCTTGCCTGGATATATTTTCAGCATCCTGAATACGAAAAGGATTAGAGAAATAGCTGAAACACATATGACAGGAGCAAGTGGACATAGGCGGGTTCCCGATACATTCTACTCAAATATCAGAATTCCTCTTCCTCCTCAGGATATTCAGGAGAAGATCGTTGCGGAGATCGCTGTCCTTGAGGGTAAAGAGGTTAAGGCGAGAGATGGAGTTATAAGGCGAAAGAGTGATATAAACGATTTAATCAATTCTCTTTTTGAAGTTGAAAGTAATATAAGAAGCCTTAGTGATATTGCCGAAGTGAAAGGCGGTAAGAGAATTCCAAAAGGGATGAATTTTGCACAATCTAAAACAGACTACCCATATATTCGAGTTTCAGACTTCAAGGATGGGGGTGTTTCACTCCAGAATCTCCAATATATTGAAAAAGAAGTATTCGATAAAATAGCAAGATATACAATTAATACTGAAGATATTTATATATCCATTGCAGGCACTATAGGCTCTGTGGGGATTATTCCACAGTGTTTAAATGGCAAATCTTTAACAGAAAATGCCGCAAAGATCGTGCTAAGAGATAGTAATGAGATTGATCAGAAATTTCTATATTATGTTTTCAAATCAACTAATGTACAGATGCAGATTAATGAAAGAACAAAAGCTGTTGGTGTCCCGAAGTTAGCACTAAAGAGAATTGAGACAATTAAAGTTCCTGTCCCTTCATTAAGTGAGCAAAAGGACTTTGTTAAAAAGATAGAAAAGATCGAAACTGAAATTGCTGAATTGGAAGCAACAATTGCAAACATCCCAGCTCAAAAAGAGGCCATTTTGAGGAAATATTTGTAG
- a CDS encoding DUF721 domain-containing protein, with product MVEKRKKKLISLADTFSSVYGQQQWGNQWHLFKLVHHWPQLVGDVFAEHSMPAYFRRKDLWVYAHNSLWMQQMHFSKEDIISKINAFLQGSLVVEDLRWTLQPVELIETPEEKYVPPSLDVDPDAEQAFRSMAENVANPEAREALCRLWKRMESLKKK from the coding sequence ATGGTTGAAAAAAGGAAAAAAAAGCTTATCTCTTTAGCTGACACCTTCTCCTCTGTCTACGGGCAGCAGCAATGGGGTAATCAGTGGCATCTTTTTAAATTGGTCCACCACTGGCCTCAGCTGGTCGGGGATGTCTTTGCCGAGCATAGCATGCCAGCCTATTTCCGGAGAAAAGATCTCTGGGTCTATGCGCATAACTCTCTCTGGATGCAGCAAATGCATTTCAGCAAGGAAGATATCATCAGCAAGATCAACGCCTTTTTGCAGGGTTCTTTGGTCGTAGAAGATTTGCGCTGGACCTTACAGCCTGTAGAATTGATAGAAACTCCTGAAGAAAAATACGTTCCTCCTTCGCTTGATGTTGATCCTGATGCGGAACAGGCGTTTCGGTCGATGGCGGAAAATGTTGCGAATCCCGAGGCTCGGGAGGCCTTGTGCAGGCTCTGGAAGCGGATGGAGAGTCTGAAAAAAAAATAG
- a CDS encoding S4 domain-containing protein: protein MTSKDKQENTVRLDKWLWAARFFKTRSLASKAVSGGHVHLNGQRVKPSRIVQGGEQLRIKRGTEEYTVNILALSDRRGPAKVAITLYEETEESQAQREKAREERRLVKAPASRPEGRPDKRDRRKIRKFLRKDD from the coding sequence ATGACGAGCAAAGACAAGCAAGAAAATACGGTTCGACTTGATAAATGGTTATGGGCTGCCCGTTTTTTTAAGACACGCTCATTGGCCTCAAAAGCGGTGAGTGGTGGTCATGTTCATCTCAATGGTCAGCGCGTAAAGCCCTCGCGTATTGTTCAAGGTGGTGAGCAACTGCGCATCAAACGGGGCACAGAGGAGTATACGGTCAATATTTTAGCGCTGAGCGACCGCCGTGGTCCAGCTAAGGTGGCCATCACCCTGTACGAAGAGACTGAGGAATCTCAAGCCCAACGTGAGAAGGCTCGTGAGGAGCGGCGTTTGGTAAAGGCACCAGCTTCCCGACCTGAAGGACGGCCTGATAAACGGGACCGGCGAAAGATCAGGAAGTTCCTGCGCAAAGATGACTGA
- a CDS encoding NAD-dependent succinate-semialdehyde dehydrogenase, whose protein sequence is MNLKNEDLLCTRCFINGKWISSEEKKSIAVYNPATGELVGEVASLGRKETLLAIEAADAAWPAWRSKTAHERSRCIRRWYDLIIENKEDLAIIMTAEQGKPLAESRGEILYAASFVEWFAEEAKRVYGDTVPMAQPGKRIIVLKQPVGVCAAITPWNFPSAMITRKAAPALAAGCPVIVKPASQTPLSALALAKLAEEAGIPAGIFNVLTGSASAIGGALTESPVVRKLSFTGSTEIGKMLMRQCADTVKKISLELGGHAPFIIFDDADLDEAVTNAIASKYRNSGQTCVCANRFIVQEGIYDAFAEKLIQAVQEQLKVGNGFDEGVTQGPLIDLNAVQKVEQQIQDALGKGARLGSGGKRVGETGFFFEPTILLDVTTKMQIAYEETFGPVAPLFSFSTEEEAIALANDTPYGLASYFFSRDIGRCWRVSEALEYGMVGVNTGIMSTESAPFGGIKESGIGREGSKYGIDEYLEQKYLCLGGLEK, encoded by the coding sequence CTTTATTAACGGGAAGTGGATCTCTTCTGAAGAGAAAAAGAGCATCGCGGTCTATAATCCGGCAACCGGCGAATTGGTAGGTGAGGTTGCCTCTTTGGGGCGGAAAGAGACCCTCTTGGCTATTGAGGCCGCCGATGCTGCTTGGCCTGCCTGGCGAAGCAAGACCGCTCATGAGCGTTCACGTTGTATTCGACGTTGGTATGACCTGATTATTGAAAATAAGGAAGATTTAGCGATCATTATGACCGCTGAGCAGGGGAAGCCCTTGGCAGAGTCACGAGGAGAGATCCTCTATGCCGCCAGCTTTGTGGAGTGGTTTGCCGAGGAGGCAAAGAGGGTTTATGGGGATACCGTTCCCATGGCTCAGCCGGGAAAACGGATTATCGTCCTTAAGCAACCGGTAGGGGTCTGTGCTGCCATTACTCCCTGGAATTTTCCTTCTGCTATGATTACCCGGAAGGCTGCTCCGGCTTTGGCTGCTGGTTGTCCTGTCATCGTGAAGCCAGCAAGCCAAACACCCTTATCTGCTTTAGCCCTGGCCAAGCTGGCTGAAGAGGCGGGAATTCCCGCTGGTATTTTTAATGTCCTGACCGGATCAGCCTCGGCAATCGGCGGGGCATTAACTGAAAGCCCTGTTGTCCGAAAACTCAGCTTCACCGGTTCCACTGAAATAGGGAAAATGTTGATGCGGCAATGCGCAGATACGGTTAAGAAAATTTCCCTGGAGCTCGGTGGACATGCTCCTTTTATTATTTTTGATGATGCTGATCTGGATGAGGCTGTCACTAATGCCATTGCCTCTAAGTATCGGAATTCAGGGCAAACTTGTGTCTGTGCTAATCGTTTTATAGTCCAGGAAGGTATCTATGATGCCTTTGCGGAAAAATTGATCCAGGCCGTCCAGGAGCAGCTTAAGGTGGGGAACGGCTTTGATGAAGGCGTTACCCAGGGGCCGCTTATTGATCTGAACGCTGTGCAAAAGGTAGAGCAACAGATTCAGGATGCTTTAGGAAAAGGAGCCCGCTTAGGTTCTGGTGGCAAGAGAGTGGGAGAAACCGGATTTTTCTTTGAACCGACTATCCTGCTTGATGTGACGACCAAGATGCAAATCGCCTATGAAGAGACCTTTGGTCCGGTTGCCCCGCTCTTTTCTTTCTCCACAGAAGAAGAGGCTATAGCCCTGGCTAACGATACGCCCTATGGTCTGGCCTCCTATTTTTTCAGTCGAGATATAGGTCGTTGTTGGCGTGTGTCCGAGGCCCTGGAGTACGGAATGGTTGGGGTTAATACCGGAATTATGTCAACAGAGTCTGCTCCTTTCGGTGGTATTAAGGAGTCCGGTATAGGACGCGAGGGCTCGAAATACGGTATTGACGAATACCTTGAGCAGAAATATCTCTGTCTCGGTGGGCTTGAGAAATAA
- a CDS encoding HAMP domain-containing sensor histidine kinase, with product MPHCSDLQKICQRIREKSKSYEQYNFTAEFNDFLKAFFDLAQEYDSLDDFYRICVAVPLEMTGLDSALYLLDEDTRLLYLACDSTQGVCQEKRQAPDYITPSREPYQRHNSYIVPIYSKPPSSGADFSQESEQKEGKHRCLSNEVYNRHRLLGVFSVSPLEKLSTTDRFFLNKYTNRIGYNLHNRLISLQNIDHLKFINTLVMDIEHNVIVPNMYFRHLFNKLRKKIAELEALRDEIRKTTDSSNTYQCENCLDRCDRLGDDLLFYHSEIVKHHSNISLFLESLFRREHFESGHLVLHPKRCFVEKEIILPQLENYASRLRAANITVDRPNNMLDEEFQLVVDIGLLSQVYANLFSNATKYTREVVTRDGTTRKALAYGREVINDFPQCGEQGVKFNVFSTGPHLDAAEAPFIFQEGVRGKSSKGIHGTGHGLAFIQHVVELHGGVVGYEQTSEGNNFYFILPVSYVK from the coding sequence ATGCCACATTGTTCAGATCTTCAAAAAATTTGTCAAAGGATACGGGAAAAATCGAAGAGTTACGAGCAATACAACTTCACTGCCGAATTTAATGATTTTTTAAAGGCCTTTTTCGACCTGGCACAGGAGTACGATTCTCTGGATGATTTTTACAGGATCTGTGTTGCTGTTCCGCTGGAGATGACAGGTCTGGACAGTGCGCTCTATCTTCTTGATGAGGATACGAGATTGCTCTATCTGGCCTGTGACAGCACGCAGGGCGTGTGTCAGGAAAAAAGGCAGGCACCGGACTACATTACCCCGAGTAGAGAGCCATACCAACGTCATAATTCCTATATTGTCCCTATCTATAGTAAGCCCCCGTCCAGTGGAGCGGATTTTTCCCAAGAAAGTGAACAGAAAGAAGGGAAGCATCGTTGCCTTTCCAATGAGGTCTACAACAGGCATCGTCTTCTGGGGGTGTTTAGTGTTTCTCCCTTAGAAAAGCTCTCCACAACTGATCGCTTTTTTTTGAATAAGTATACCAACCGAATCGGATACAACCTGCATAATCGCCTTATTTCTTTGCAAAATATTGATCATCTCAAGTTTATCAATACCTTGGTGATGGATATTGAGCATAATGTGATTGTGCCGAATATGTATTTTCGCCATCTCTTTAATAAACTGAGAAAAAAAATAGCAGAGTTAGAGGCGCTCCGAGATGAGATTCGCAAAACCACCGACTCATCCAATACCTATCAATGTGAGAATTGTTTAGATCGCTGCGACCGATTGGGCGATGATCTCCTTTTCTATCATTCCGAGATAGTCAAACATCATTCCAATATTAGTCTTTTTTTGGAAAGTCTTTTTCGGCGTGAGCATTTCGAGAGCGGGCATCTCGTTCTGCATCCCAAGCGCTGTTTTGTGGAAAAGGAGATTATCCTACCGCAGCTGGAAAACTATGCTAGTCGTTTGCGAGCGGCCAATATCACAGTAGATCGTCCAAATAATATGCTGGATGAAGAGTTTCAGCTTGTTGTTGATATCGGCCTGCTTTCCCAGGTTTATGCCAATCTTTTTTCCAATGCCACCAAGTACACCCGCGAGGTTGTTACCCGGGACGGAACGACTCGGAAAGCTCTTGCCTACGGGCGTGAGGTGATTAATGATTTTCCTCAGTGCGGTGAGCAGGGGGTCAAGTTCAATGTGTTCAGCACCGGGCCTCATCTTGATGCAGCAGAAGCGCCGTTTATTTTTCAGGAAGGGGTGCGGGGGAAAAGTAGTAAAGGAATCCACGGAACCGGGCATGGGCTCGCCTTTATTCAACATGTTGTTGAGTTGCATGGTGGGGTTGTTGGCTATGAGCAGACGTCGGAGGGGAATAACTTTTATTTCATCCTGCCGGTGTCGTATGTCAAATGA
- a CDS encoding riboflavin synthase translates to MFTGIIQGLGTVVEKRPSGGGMVFCLETGFDLIDPEEGESIAVNGACLTARDIKGRRFLVDVSPESLARTSLGQLEVGSRVNMERALRLADRLGGHMVSGHVDTLGRVEERKAAGDFTLFTFSLDSGLSKYIIEKGSITIDGVSLTVNFCSGNRFSVSIIPHTLAVTTLGNLRQGSRVNLEVDIIGKYVEKLLSAQSSGADAEESKINPAFLAEHGFLR, encoded by the coding sequence ATGTTTACCGGTATTATTCAGGGATTAGGAACGGTTGTTGAAAAACGTCCTTCTGGCGGTGGTATGGTCTTCTGTCTAGAGACAGGCTTTGACCTGATCGACCCGGAAGAGGGCGAGTCCATTGCCGTGAACGGTGCCTGCCTGACGGCCCGTGACATCAAAGGGCGTCGTTTCCTGGTGGATGTTTCCCCGGAAAGTCTGGCTCGTACCAGCCTGGGGCAACTGGAGGTTGGTTCCAGGGTCAATATGGAGCGGGCCCTGCGGCTGGCTGACCGCTTGGGTGGTCATATGGTCAGTGGTCACGTAGATACGCTGGGAAGGGTGGAGGAGCGAAAAGCAGCAGGCGATTTTACCCTGTTTACCTTTTCCCTTGATTCCGGTCTGTCCAAATATATCATCGAGAAGGGCTCCATCACTATTGACGGAGTGAGCCTGACCGTGAATTTCTGTTCCGGCAATCGTTTTTCCGTGTCAATAATCCCTCATACCCTGGCGGTCACGACCCTTGGCAATCTTCGCCAGGGCAGTCGGGTTAATTTAGAAGTGGATATCATCGGTAAGTACGTTGAAAAATTGCTCTCGGCACAATCTTCCGGGGCAGACGCTGAAGAAAGTAAAATAAATCCGGCCTTCCTGGCGGAGCACGGATTTTTAAGATAA
- a CDS encoding tetratricopeptide repeat protein, translating to MSTSIQPMNSIGPADQEKAREDELRKDPAKRDYLQGREQFKKGDYNMAAMSFHNALKGFEEKDDEQGVANASDRLGDVCMEKQDYAAALENYQRAYSICEKEEDSFSILALNKKIATLYRKQGELDKAMEILFDMVEHYHLTRNPKGMVEVMTVIAELYREKGDNAKAADTYRTVSSIHKNFKHQRMAEEFAALAEELEQA from the coding sequence ATGTCCACATCAATCCAACCAATGAACTCCATCGGCCCGGCCGACCAGGAAAAGGCCCGCGAAGATGAATTAAGAAAAGACCCTGCCAAACGCGATTATCTGCAAGGTCGTGAGCAGTTTAAGAAAGGCGATTATAATATGGCTGCCATGTCCTTTCATAATGCCCTGAAAGGATTTGAGGAAAAAGACGATGAGCAGGGTGTTGCCAACGCCTCAGACCGGCTTGGCGATGTCTGCATGGAGAAGCAGGACTATGCCGCTGCTTTGGAGAATTATCAACGGGCATACTCCATCTGTGAGAAGGAAGAGGATTCGTTTTCCATCCTGGCCCTGAATAAGAAGATCGCTACGCTTTACCGCAAGCAGGGCGAGCTGGATAAGGCAATGGAGATCCTCTTTGATATGGTTGAGCATTACCATTTGACCAGGAATCCCAAGGGAATGGTTGAGGTTATGACGGTCATTGCTGAGTTGTACCGGGAAAAAGGAGACAATGCCAAAGCTGCCGATACCTATCGTACGGTTTCCTCTATCCATAAAAATTTCAAGCATCAACGCATGGCTGAAGAATTTGCCGCCCTTGCGGAAGAGCTGGAGCAGGCATAA
- the pyrR gene encoding bifunctional pyr operon transcriptional regulator/uracil phosphoribosyltransferase PyrR has translation MSTRIVMNSEAIERSIERLAMEIIERNQGVDNLAIVGIHTGGVFMASRLHEKITAHEENEVPTASLDITLYRDDWSLISQNPIVRKSNIEFTVADKDVVLVDDVIFTGRTIRAAMDALMDYGRPRSIQLAVLVDRQGRELPIQPDFTGVCIRADASERVDVLLSEDREGDEVVLGRK, from the coding sequence ATGTCCACCCGTATTGTTATGAACAGCGAAGCCATTGAGCGGAGCATTGAGCGATTGGCTATGGAAATCATTGAGCGGAATCAGGGTGTCGATAATCTGGCTATTGTCGGCATCCATACCGGTGGTGTCTTTATGGCATCCCGGCTCCATGAAAAGATTACTGCTCACGAGGAAAATGAGGTGCCGACCGCCAGTCTGGACATCACCTTGTACAGGGATGACTGGAGCCTGATCTCACAAAATCCCATTGTGCGAAAGAGCAATATTGAATTTACGGTGGCTGATAAGGATGTGGTGCTGGTGGATGATGTTATTTTCACCGGACGCACGATTCGGGCCGCAATGGATGCGCTGATGGATTACGGGCGTCCCCGTTCCATTCAGCTGGCGGTTCTGGTTGATCGACAGGGCCGTGAACTCCCTATTCAGCCGGATTTCACTGGGGTCTGTATTCGGGCCGATGCCTCAGAGCGGGTTGATGTCCTGCTGTCTGAGGATCGGGAGGGCGATGAAGTGGTCCTTGGCAGGAAATAG
- a CDS encoding phosphoribosylglycinamide formyltransferase has translation MQKIAVLLSGSGRTLDNFHEGIQAGTMKAEIQVVISNVSNALGLEKARRYGYPAFHAADNASINEILAQYEIDLVTLAGYLKLYTPPEQLRQRVVNIHPSLIPSFCGPGFYGHHVHEAVKSRGCTLSGCTVHFANEIYDEGPIILQKCVPLDRSDTPDDIADKVFAKECEAFPEAVNLVDEKGIAYFWNRG, from the coding sequence ATGCAGAAGATAGCAGTGCTACTGTCCGGTTCAGGCAGGACCCTGGATAATTTTCATGAAGGTATCCAGGCAGGCACCATGAAGGCAGAAATTCAGGTGGTTATTTCCAATGTCAGTAATGCCTTAGGCCTGGAAAAAGCCAGAAGATACGGATACCCGGCATTTCATGCTGCCGATAATGCGTCGATTAATGAAATTCTGGCGCAATATGAGATTGACCTGGTTACCCTGGCTGGTTACCTTAAACTCTATACCCCACCGGAACAGCTACGACAACGGGTGGTGAATATCCATCCATCCCTGATTCCTTCCTTTTGTGGTCCTGGGTTTTACGGTCACCATGTCCACGAAGCTGTTAAGTCCAGAGGCTGTACTCTCAGCGGCTGTACAGTCCATTTTGCCAATGAGATCTATGATGAGGGGCCTATTATTCTGCAAAAATGTGTTCCGTTAGACCGTTCTGATACACCTGATGATATTGCAGACAAAGTGTTTGCCAAAGAGTGTGAGGCCTTTCCTGAAGCCGTGAATTTGGTGGATGAAAAGGGCATTGCTTATTTCTGGAACAGAGGTTGA
- a CDS encoding IMP cyclohydrolase — translation MNKVERALISLTDKSGIEDFAKALTEMGIEILSTGGTAKKMRDNGIAVKDVSEFTGFPEMLDGRVKTLHPLVHGGILNQRANADHQQQCTEHGIKPIDIIAVNLYAFEKTVADPNCSLDDAIENIDIGGPTLLRASAKNFRDVTVIVDPADYEQVLAEIRATGNTTLKTRFKLAVKVFQLTSAYDTAIANWLEKVDVDSNPSFDGE, via the coding sequence ATGAACAAAGTAGAAAGGGCCTTAATCAGCCTGACCGATAAGTCCGGTATTGAAGATTTTGCCAAGGCATTAACCGAGATGGGCATTGAGATCCTGTCCACCGGTGGCACTGCCAAGAAAATGCGCGATAATGGTATCGCAGTAAAGGATGTTTCTGAGTTCACCGGTTTCCCGGAAATGCTGGATGGACGGGTCAAGACCCTGCATCCTTTGGTTCATGGTGGTATTCTCAATCAGCGGGCAAATGCTGATCATCAGCAGCAATGTACAGAGCATGGCATCAAGCCTATTGATATTATTGCGGTCAATCTCTATGCCTTTGAGAAAACCGTGGCTGATCCCAACTGTAGCCTTGATGATGCTATTGAGAATATTGATATCGGTGGGCCAACCCTTCTGCGCGCTTCTGCCAAAAATTTTCGCGATGTGACAGTCATCGTTGATCCTGCTGATTATGAGCAGGTGCTTGCAGAGATTCGCGCAACCGGCAACACAACTCTGAAAACCAGGTTTAAGCTGGCGGTCAAGGTCTTTCAATTGACCTCAGCCTATGATACCGCCATTGCCAACTGGCTGGAAAAAGTGGATGTAGACAGCAATCCCTCTTTTGATGGGGAATAG